Genomic segment of Desulfuromonadales bacterium:
AGCGCCGCCACCAGGGCGGTCATGAGCACCGGCCGCAGCCGCACCGCCGCCCCCTGGATGATCGCCTCGTCGAGGGGCATCCCCTCCTCGCGCAGCTTGTTGAAATAGGAAACCATGACGATGCCGTTCAGCACCGCCACGCCGAACAGCGCGATGAAACCGATGGCGCCGGAGACCGACAGGGGCAGTCCGCGCAGGAAGAGGGCGACGATACCGCCGAT
This window contains:
- a CDS encoding efflux RND transporter permease subunit: IGGIVALFLRGLPLSVSGAIGFIALFGVAVLNGIVMVSYFNKLREEGMPLDEAIIQGAAVRLRPVLMTALVAALGFIPMALSHGTGAEVQRPLATVVIGGLITSTLLTLVVLPTLYRWWEGRATRQLNRKEVAQ